A region from the Oceanidesulfovibrio marinus genome encodes:
- a CDS encoding sigma-54-dependent transcriptional regulator, with protein sequence MIRVLIIDDEPAWSETLCDLVEELGFLAFTASRLEEGVHLTNAPDSIDIVLLDVMLPDGSGLDAIQTLKASSSSPEIIIITGKSSEEAARLALEHQAWDYITKGASLGGIRLSLMRAVDYRRKKRSEAQYRQTATFDRGGIVGKDPGLIRALDLAAKAAPTDLPVLITGETGTGKELMSRALHANSLRGDKPFIVVDCASLPSSLMESELFGHAKGAFTGADMAKDGLVYMAHGGTLFLDEVGELPHHVQQKFLRLLHVKRYRPVGAASERDVDFRLVAATNRNLEAMVEEGVFRKDLLYRIKAMAIDLPPLRTRGEDIRLLAQSFAREWSQQHPNRAKECSEEFLKTLEAYDWPGNVRELRNVMGTALALATESEVLFPIHLPAHVRIHSVDTEKTAEKEEGSKRPPSWRSYREKELGDIEYQYFSNLLVYTSYDKHLAMEIADISRAQFYRMLKKCGLA encoded by the coding sequence ATGATCCGCGTTCTTATCATCGACGACGAACCGGCGTGGAGCGAGACGCTCTGTGACCTCGTGGAGGAGCTGGGGTTCCTGGCGTTCACCGCGTCCAGGCTGGAGGAGGGCGTGCACCTGACCAACGCGCCGGACTCCATCGACATCGTGCTGCTCGATGTGATGCTGCCGGACGGCAGCGGTCTCGACGCCATCCAGACGTTGAAGGCAAGCTCGTCCAGTCCGGAGATCATCATCATTACCGGCAAATCGAGCGAGGAGGCGGCGCGTCTCGCCCTGGAGCACCAGGCCTGGGACTACATCACCAAGGGCGCATCCCTGGGCGGCATCCGGCTTTCTCTGATGCGCGCCGTGGACTACCGCAGGAAGAAGCGCTCCGAGGCGCAGTACCGCCAGACCGCCACCTTTGACCGCGGCGGCATCGTCGGCAAGGACCCCGGCCTCATCCGCGCCCTGGACCTGGCCGCCAAGGCCGCGCCCACGGACCTGCCCGTGCTCATCACCGGCGAGACAGGGACGGGCAAGGAGCTCATGTCCCGGGCGCTGCATGCCAACAGCCTGCGCGGCGACAAGCCCTTCATCGTGGTGGACTGCGCCTCGCTGCCGTCCAGCCTGATGGAGAGCGAACTCTTCGGCCATGCCAAAGGCGCCTTTACCGGCGCGGACATGGCCAAGGACGGCCTGGTGTACATGGCGCACGGCGGCACGCTCTTTCTGGACGAGGTTGGTGAGCTGCCCCACCATGTGCAGCAGAAGTTTCTGCGCCTGCTGCACGTGAAGCGCTACCGCCCGGTGGGAGCCGCCTCGGAGCGGGACGTGGACTTCCGGCTGGTCGCCGCGACGAACCGGAACCTGGAGGCCATGGTGGAGGAGGGCGTCTTTCGCAAGGACCTGCTCTACCGTATCAAGGCCATGGCCATCGACCTGCCGCCCCTCAGAACACGGGGGGAGGACATCCGGCTGCTGGCGCAGAGCTTTGCCAGGGAGTGGTCGCAGCAGCACCCCAACAGGGCCAAGGAGTGTTCCGAGGAGTTTCTGAAGACGCTGGAGGCGTATGACTGGCCGGGCAACGTGCGCGAGCTGCGCAACGTGATGGGCACGGCCCTGGCGCTGGCCACGGAGAGCGAGGTCCTCTTCCCCATCCACCTGCCAGCCCACGTGCGCATCCACTCCGTGGACACGGAAAAGACGGCTGAAAAAGAGGAAGGCTCCAAGCGGCCGCCCTCCTGGCGGAGCTATCGCGAGAAGGAGCTGGGCGACATCGAGTACCAGTACTTCTCCAATCTGCTGGTCTACACCAGCTACGACAAGCATCTGGCCATGGAGATCGCGGACATCTCCAGGGCGCAGTTCTACCGCATGCTCAAGAAGTGCGGGCTGGCCTGA